In the genome of Euleptes europaea isolate rEulEur1 chromosome 7, rEulEur1.hap1, whole genome shotgun sequence, one region contains:
- the LOC130480856 gene encoding LOW QUALITY PROTEIN: female protein-like (The sequence of the model RefSeq protein was modified relative to this genomic sequence to represent the inferred CDS: inserted 2 bases in 1 codon) gives MSVSLLLLLASLSVISVQEQEDLTRKVFLFRNDPSEDHVVLKPPPKEPLQNFTICLRSYTDLTRPYGLFSYATRSEDNEILLFKSKPGEYRVFVGGEYVSFKVREDPISWEHVCFGWESATGTVEFWMNGKPWPRKGLKKGYTVSPGAFILLSQEQDHYGXSADSYNSFSGELADVYIWDFSLSRHKMRSAYQDLLLPSCTLGWKNLQYEIKGDVVVKARLR, from the exons ACTTGACTAGAAAGGTCTTTCTTTTCCGCAATGACCCCAGCGAAGACCACGTCGTCCTTAAACCCCCGCCAAAAGAACCACTGCAGAATTTCACCATTTGCCTGAGATCCTACACAGACCTCACCCGGCCCTACGGCCTCTTCTCCTATGCTACGCGTTCCGAAGACAACGAGATCCTTCTTTTCAAGTCCAAGCCAGGAGAATACCGAGTCTTTGTGGGAGGAGAATATGTATCCTTCAAAGTCCGGGAGGATCCCATAAGCTGGGAACATGTCTGCTTTGGCTGGGAGTCAGCCACAGGGACAGTCGAATTTTGGATGAATGGGAAGCCCTGGCCACGGAAAGGGTTGAAGAAAGGTTACACGGTCTCTCCTGGAGCGTTTATCCTGTTAAGCCAAGAACAAGACCATTACGG TTCAGCAGACTCTTACAACTCATTCTCAGGAGAACTGGCTGACGTGTATATATGGGACTTTTCTCTTTCACGTCATAAGATGAGGTCAGCCTACCAGGATTTACTGCTTCCCAGTTGTACTCTGGGTTGGAAGAATCTGCAGTACGAAATCAAGGGGGACGTGGTAGTAAAGGCTAGATTAAGATAA